Genomic window (Chryseobacterium bernardetii):
GGGCGGTTGATGATAGTAAGCAGAACTGCAGAAAGTACAATCCTCAAAGTAACGGTTCCGATAGCTCCAATTGCCGGAAAAAGCTGCTTGGCAATTGATGCTCCACCCTGTACACAGATGATGGCCAAAAGTGTGGCAGGAATCGCTAAATTTGAATTTTTCATTTCTAAAATATATAATTTATAAGACAACTTTGGTATGAAACCGGGAATAAAAACAGGCTTTAATCTACAAAACTAATAACAGTGAAGTATAAAGCTGGATTTTTGCCAAATGTATTGAAATTTAATGGTTAAAAATGGTTACAGATGAAAACTTTTAAATCTCAATCTGTAACCATTAGTAAAACCTGCTTCTATTTTCTCTAATAAAATTCTAATTACATTCTAAAGTTTTTCTAACAGCTTAACAAAGCCACTCTTCCTACTTTTGCCCTGTAAAAAATAAAGCACATGGACGCAGATCCTTACAGTAATTATCAATCTTAAGCTTTAGTTGTACCTACTTTTCCCGTACAGCTCACAAAGCTTTACAAAAAAAAGGAAAAGTTATGAATACATTTGAATTTACACTTCGTTTATTAACTGCATTCTGTTTAGGCGCCGGTATTGGTTTTGAGAGACAGTGGCGTAAAAAAAATGCAGGTCTCCGCACTAATACTTTAGTTTGTATAGGCTCTGCAGCGTTTGTGCTCATTGCTATCAGAATTGGTGGTGATGCAGCCGGAAGAATTACCTCTTACATCGTCAGCGGAATCGGATTTCTCGGTGGCGGTGTCATCATGAAAGATGGCCTTACCGTAAGAGGATTAAATACCGCAGCAACTTTATGGTGTTCCGCAGCTATAGGGGCATTATGTGTACTCGGATATCCCAAAGAAGCCCTCATTACCGTGTTTTTCATTATTTCCACCAATATATTTTTGCGCCCCGCTTTATCTAGCCAAAAAGAAGCCAGAAGTAAGAAGTTAGTCTTTAAGAAAAAGAACAATACAAAACCCAAAATCAGCAACCGTACCCAATTTTATTAAGATCATGAAAAGAATCTTCTTAAGCATTATCATTCTTTTTGCAGCCTCCTGCAAAGACAATGTTACACAACAAGCTCCGGAACAGAAAATTATCCTGAAAGACAGTCAGATTACCATTCCTGAAAACAGTCCCGTTTTAAAGAAAATCAAGACAGTCATTATTAACGATCAGGAGTACAGCCATGATATTACTTCTGTAGGAACAATAGAAACGATTCCTAACAATTATGCCGAAATTGCCAGCCCGTTTTCGGGAAGAGTCACAAAAGCTTTTGTGAATATCGGGCAGAAAGTAAATGCCGGAAGTCCACTTTTTGAAGTGCTGTCTTCAGGATACCTGGGTGTACAGAAAGAATATTCCGATGCTCTGAATGAAGCCGGTTTAGCAGAAAAGAAATACAAACGTCAGCAGGATCTTGTAAAACACGGTGTGGGAATACAAAAGGAGCTGGAAGAAGCTGAAACGGAGCTCAGAAATAAAAAGATATCCCTATCCAATGCCTCCACAGCATTAAAAATTTATAACAACCAGGGAAAAAGCTCCGGAGGTTTGGTTGTAAGAGCCCCCATTGCCGGCGAAGTAATTTCCAGCAAAATTGTGACCGGGCAGTACCTCCGCGAAGATGCCGAACCTGTGATGATTGTTGCTGAACTTTCTAAGGTCTGGATTTCCGGAGAAGTAAAAGAAAAGGATCTTCGGTTTATTAAAAACGGAGATCAGGTATCCGTAAAAGTTAATACTTATCCTGACAGAGCCATTACCGGAAAAGTATACCATATCAATGATTGGGTAGATGAAGCCACAAGAAGCATCAAAGTTTTAATACAGTGTGATAATCCCGACAGAACATTAAAACCCGGCATGTTTGCCACCATCACCTATTCCACCGATTCTGAAAACACAATTATGATCCCAACCTCTGCGCTGATGCAGAAGGACGACAACCAATATGTCTGGATCAAAACCGGAAAAAACCAGTTCATGAAGCGTAATGTAACCACCGCTGAAGCTTCTGAAAAAACAGTAAAGGTTACTTCGGGGCTTAAACCGGGAGATGAGCTCATGACAACCGGAGGAATTTATCTGCTGGATATAAAATAAATGTTGAATGTAGAAAATGAGATTTCCCATTAAAGCTAGATTATGAAAAAGTTATTAACAGTTTCCATACAGAAAAAATGGCTCATACTGGCCCTTTTTATATTATTAGGATTTTTTGGATATTATTCCTGGACCCAACTTTCTGTTGAAGCTTATCCGGATATTGCAGATACCACTTCACAGGTAGTGACCCAGGTGCAGGGATTAGCGGCAGAAGAAGTAGAACAGCAGATCACCGTTCCCCTGGAAAGAGCTCTTAACGGGATTCCGGGAATGCATGTGATGCGAAGTAAAAGTACTTTCGGGCTTTCTATGATTACCATTGTATTTGATGACGGAATTGATGATTATTGGGCAAGACAGCGTATTCAGGAAAGATTGGCTGAAGTTTCCCTGCCCTATGGAGCCCAGCCGGGATTAGATCCTTTGACATCGCCCGTAGGAGAAATCTACCGGTATGTAATTGAAAGTGACAATCACAACCTGAGAGAGCTTACTGATCTCCAGAATTTTGTAATCATTCCCAGGATAAAACAGGTTTCAGGAATTGCAGATGTAACTAATTTCGGAGGAATTACAACACAATTTCAAATAGAACTTGATCCCAATAAGCTGGAACAGTATGGTCTTACTCTGGCAGAAGTTATTGAAACCATCAGTAAGAACAACGCCAGCGCAGGCGGAAGTATGCTTCCCCGCGGAGATCTTGCCTATGTTGTTCGAGGAATCGGATTGATTAAAAATCTTGATGATCTTGGAAAAACCGTTGTAAAAACAGAAAAAGGAGTTCCTGTTCTTTTAAATGATATTGGAAATCTTAAATATGGAAACCTTGAACGTAAAGGCATTCTTGGCTTTACCGACAGAGACAGAAATTATAATGAAAGTGTAGGCGGAATTGTCCTGCTGTTAAAAGGGCAAAATCCGTCACAGGTATTGATTGGGGTACACGAAGCAGTAGATGAACTCAATAAAAATATTCTTCCGGCTGGGGTAAAAATTCATACTTATCTGGATAGGACAGATCTTGTAAAAACCACTCTTAATACAGTATCCCATACTTTAACGGAAGGAATTGTGCTGGTCATTATTATCCTGATTGTGTTCCTTGGAAGCTGGCGGGGAGCTCTTTTAACAGCCATTACGATTCCTTTTTCACTTCTTATTGCTTTTATTTTAATGCATTTTACCAATATTCCGGCCAATCTTCTTTCATTAGGTGCTATAGATTTCGGAATTATTGTAGACGGCTCCATTGTAATGCTGGAAGCTATTCTAAGGCAGAGAGAAGAACATCCCGACAAGGAACTGGAAGAAAAAACAATCATTCAAAAAGCCACTGAAATTGCGAAACCGATATTCTTTTCAGGAATTATCATCATTACAGCTTACCTGCCTTTATTCGCATTTGAAAGAGTGGAAAAAAAATTATTTACCCCAATGGCATTTACTGTAGGATACGCATTATTAGGAGCTTTGGCAGTAGCTTTACTGCTCATTCCGGGACTGGCTTATATGATCTACAGAAAGCCGAGAAAACTCTATCATAACCGATGGCTTGAAAAAGTAAGCAACGCTTATGGAAAAGGAATTGATAAGATCATGTCTGCTCCCAAAAAGATTTTTATTCCTGCAGGAATTGTATTGCTTGGAGCCGGAATTCTTTCCTACAGCGTAGGTAAAGATTTTTTACCGGAACTTGACGAAGGTTCTATCTGGCTACAGGTACAGCTTCCACCCGGAATTTCATTGGAAAAAGCTCAGGAAATGAGTGATTCTCTCCGCATGAAAACAATGAAACACTCCGAGGTTACTTACATTATGGTACAGGCAGGGCGTAATGATGATGGTACCGACCCGTGGACAGCTTCCCATTTTGAAGTATCGGTAGGCATAAAACCTTATAAAGAATGGCCATCAGGAAAAACAAAAGCAGACCTCATCAAAGAATTGGCAGAAGATTATAAGAACATGCCAGGTTTCACAGTAGGTTTTTCTCAACCTATGATTGATGGGGTTATGGATAAAATATCTGGTGCTCACAGTGAATTAGTGGTAAAAATCTATGGGGACGACTTTGCCGGAACAAGGCAGGTTGCAGAAAATGTTCTTTCCCTTTTAAAAACCGTTCCCGGTTCTGCAGATCTTGCCATTGACCAGGAACCGCCACTTCCCCAGTTACAGATTATTGCTGACAGAAATAAAATTGCCCAATATGGTCTGAATGTTTCTGATGTTACGGATCTTATTGAAACCGCACTCGGCGGAAAAGCGGTCTCACAAATCTTCATTGGCAACAAAGTATATGATATTTCCTGCCGTTATGTGGAAAACAGCCGAAATACTCCTGAAAAAATAGGAAATCTGATGCTGGCCTCTTCTTCGGGAGCAAAAATTCCGCTTTCACAGATTGCCGCCGTAAAACTGAGTACCGGAGAAAGTACCATTACAAGGGAAATGAACAGAAGACACCTCACTGTAAAACTTAACCTGCGGGGTCGTGACCTTACTTCGTTCATCAACGAAGCACAGAAAAGCATTGAAAAGAATATCCGTTACGATCATGCAAAATACCAGATCAAGTGGGGCGGGCAGTTTGAAAATAAGAACAGGGCTTATTCAAGATTAGCTGTTATTGTTCCGTTGGCATTAGCTGTTATGTTCCTGTTGTTGTACGGAGCGTTTGGAACCTTCAGACAGGCATTGGTTTTAATGAGTATTATTCCGCTGGCTTTATTTGGCGGAATGCTGGCCTTAAATATCAGGGGAATGTCACTCAACGTATCTTCTGCGGTAGGTTTTATTGCTTTGTTTGGAGTGGCTATTCAGAATGGGGTGATTATGGTTTCCCATATCAACACCTTGAGAAAAACCGGGATTCCGCTTAAATCTTCGGTCATTCAGGGAGCAAAAGACCGTTTCAGACCGGTACTGATGACCGCCTCGGTAGCGATCATTGGATTATTGCCTGCTTCCCTGGCAACAGGAATCGGTTCAGATGTACAGAGACCTTTGGCTACCGTGATCGTGTATGGATTAATGTTTTCTACATTCCTTACTTTATTTGTACTTCCTGCCATTTATTATTTAGCTGAATACCGTTTCGACAAACAAAATGCAATCTCTCATGAAATTTAATTTTTTAATCATAGTATTATGTACCGTTACAGGTATATTCATCAACGGCCAGACGGAACACGAACCTATTACCTTCAATGAATATCTGAATGCCGTGAAGAATAAAAACCTTGGTTTTGCTGCACAAAAATACAATGTAAGCATGGCTGAAGCCTCTATTCTCACTGCCGGAATCTTCCCGGATCCACAAATTGAAATAGAGACCTCTAACAACGGTGTTTCCAAAGATATGGGGTACACGATAGGTGGGGCCGTTAGCTGGACTCTTGAGCTTGGTGGTAAAAGAAAAGCCAGAATAGAAACCGCAAAAAATGAAGCTGATTATTCTAAACTGCAACTGCAGGATTATCTGAGAAATCTTCTTGCTGATGCAACTTTAGGATATATTGAAGCATTAAAAACAAAAGCTTTGCTGAATGTTCAGAAAGAATCTTATCAAAGTATGTTCAGATTAGCTAAATCTGATAGTATCAGGTATAAATTAGGAGACATTTCCAAAGTAACTTCCCAACAAAGCCGCCTGGAAGCTTCTTCTTTATTGAATGAAGTCTACCAGCTGGAAGGAACCCAACAACAATCCATCACTGCGCTATCTGACTTTACAGGCAGCGACAGTACCGGCAAAGAAGTGACCGGGGATCTCAGTGCTTTCAACAGAAATTTTACTTTGAATGACCTCATCACACACGCTTTTAATCAAAGAACTGATCTTTTAGCTTCCAGACAGAATATCAATACTGCGGCAAGCCGCGTTAAACTTGAAAAAGCCAATCGTGTAATAGATTTAGGATTAAGTGCAGGAGCCGGACACAATACTATAGCCAATAATGAAATTGCTCCCTCTCCGGCTGTTAATACCGTAAAACTGGGAATCAGCGTTCCTTTAAAATTTTCCAACCGTCGGAATGCAGACCTTAAAATTGCAGAAATGGGTTATTCACAGGCAGAAGCAGAATACCGACAGATTGAAAACAGCATCAGGACGGAAATAACACAAGCTTATCAACAGTATACTTCTGCTCAAAAACAACTACAGCAGTTTGACAATGGCATGTTGAAAGAGGCAGAAAGCATTCTGAAAGGGATTACGTACAGTTATCAGCGGGGAGAAAGTTCCATTCTTGAAGTGCTCAATGCCCAGAGGACGTATAATGAACTCCGTCAGAATTATTTTCAGCTTCTGGCAGAAAATGCCGCTGCTTTAACAGAACTTGAGCGCAAAGCCGGGATCTGGGATATTGATTTTTAAAGAAGGAAGGAAGAAAGGCGTTTATATTTGTTAAATGATCATTTAAATGTCCATTAATATTCTTTAAAATTGGGGAATAATTTCAACCATAACAGTCACAAAAACTTTTATTTTTAACACTTTCATTCACTTAAGGAAGTCAAAAAAATACTTACAAAAGTATATATATGAAAACCCAGAATTTTCATAAAAACCAAAGTGTTCTTCTCAACAGTTTGCATTATAGCTTACTTCTGCTCAAGTGTTATGGAACTTTTGTGACTATTGTGGTTTATTTTGGAGTAAATACAAACTAATTCCGTTATTTCTTATACTGGGATTCATAAATACCGATCCAGTCATCCACAGTCATTTTCCGGCTTAATTCTGCAATCAGCTCAAAAGGAATATCTTCAGGTTTTTTGAAGCGTACACAAGATTTCCCCATATCCGGTTTTTTCTTGGAATGTTTAGGATATTCCGCTACAAACCATTCCAACAATTCGGGCCTGGAATACAATCCCATATGATACAATGCAATAAAATTCTTTTGGGAAGCCAAGTTAATAAAAGGTAAAGGAGTGCCGGGTGTACAATGATAACCCGCAGGATAAGTTTTCAAAGGAACTACCCAGCCTAACATCCCGTAATTGGACATTTCTTCGAAACCTTTGGGCAGATTGTTGTTAATTGCATGATAAAGTTTTTTAAACAGCTCCTGTCTTTCCTCCGGAATTTTGGAAAGATAATCCTCCAATGAGTTTGATGTAATTTGCATTTTCAGTAAGTTTTAGAGGTTTAAATTAATAAAAATTATTGGTTATTTATATGAAGGCAGGAAGAGGCAGCTGGAAATTACTATTCAATGATATTTACTGAAAGCATTGCAAATCAACAGGTATTAAGCCTAACAGCATTTCATCTTGCACTCCCATGCTTCTTGCTGTATAAAAAAGCAGCGATACAACAATGTACCGCCGCCCAACTTTATTTACATTAAAAAAATTATTTTTTGATCGTTTTTACCGTAGACTGAGATCCGTCTTTAAAGTAAAGCGTTACAAAATACAATCCCGAATTCAGCCTGCTCAGATCCAGTTCTTTTACAGAACCCTCAACTGTTTTCACAGTTCTTCCTGTGGTATCTGTTACGGTTACAGACTTAGTCTCTCTTGTATCAGATATATACAGGACATCCTTGAACGGATTTGGATGAACCACTGCCTTTTTCACTGTACTGCCCACCTCCGAAGTACTTAGCTGAGCATTTACAACCGTAAAATCATCTACATAGAAATTATAATCCATGCCTTCATCCTGTGATCCTGTACTGCCGTAAAATGCAAATACAGTATTGGCGCTGGTATAATTAGCCAAATTGAATGTATATTCAGTAGATGTATTGGACGGAGCATTATTGATATCCCAGGTTTGTAGAATTGTCCACGTTGTTCCACCATCATTGGAAGCCAGGAAATGAACAACATCATCACTATCCATTCCTGAAGGATCCGTATTATAATATTGTGTTACTCCGTAATTAAATTTCACTTTATAGCCACCTGCTGAGAGATTAAAAGGCACTGTTTTAAGCCATCCCGTTCTGTCTGAGGAATATAAATTCATAAAAGCTGAAGGCCCGTTCGCTGACGCATTCAAAAAACTGCGTGATCCCCAGTAAGAATAATCTGCGCCGGATGGCCCCGTAGTCGGATCTCCTCCGGTTAAATCATTAGCCCAGCATTGTCCCGGGAAAGTCGTAAAATTATTTGTATATAACGGAACTATTGCACCACACTGCGTTGTAAATGAATTAGCCAGAGACCATACACTCTTACTTGTTGCTGTACTGCAATTGGCTCTTACCCAATAATAATAAGTTGTACTTGGAGACAAGTTGTTCAGAGTATAGGACGTTCCGGTAACACTGGAATAATTAGGATTTACATTACTCGCCGGAACTGTGGAATTCGGACTATAATAAATATCATAACTTGTCGTCTGATTACTTGCAGGAACTGACCATGAAATCTGAGCAGTATTGGCCGTAACTGCGGTTGCACCCACCGTTGTAGGCGCAATACAATCCGTATAAGCATCAGCTGAAAAAGCAAAAATATTAGAAATTCCGGATCCTGAGCTTTTTGCAACCGTAACACTCTGTATTGGCTTTGCCTGAT
Coding sequences:
- a CDS encoding MgtC/SapB family protein, with amino-acid sequence MNTFEFTLRLLTAFCLGAGIGFERQWRKKNAGLRTNTLVCIGSAAFVLIAIRIGGDAAGRITSYIVSGIGFLGGGVIMKDGLTVRGLNTAATLWCSAAIGALCVLGYPKEALITVFFIISTNIFLRPALSSQKEARSKKLVFKKKNNTKPKISNRTQFY
- a CDS encoding efflux RND transporter periplasmic adaptor subunit, producing MKRIFLSIIILFAASCKDNVTQQAPEQKIILKDSQITIPENSPVLKKIKTVIINDQEYSHDITSVGTIETIPNNYAEIASPFSGRVTKAFVNIGQKVNAGSPLFEVLSSGYLGVQKEYSDALNEAGLAEKKYKRQQDLVKHGVGIQKELEEAETELRNKKISLSNASTALKIYNNQGKSSGGLVVRAPIAGEVISSKIVTGQYLREDAEPVMIVAELSKVWISGEVKEKDLRFIKNGDQVSVKVNTYPDRAITGKVYHINDWVDEATRSIKVLIQCDNPDRTLKPGMFATITYSTDSENTIMIPTSALMQKDDNQYVWIKTGKNQFMKRNVTTAEASEKTVKVTSGLKPGDELMTTGGIYLLDIK
- a CDS encoding efflux RND transporter permease subunit; amino-acid sequence: MKKLLTVSIQKKWLILALFILLGFFGYYSWTQLSVEAYPDIADTTSQVVTQVQGLAAEEVEQQITVPLERALNGIPGMHVMRSKSTFGLSMITIVFDDGIDDYWARQRIQERLAEVSLPYGAQPGLDPLTSPVGEIYRYVIESDNHNLRELTDLQNFVIIPRIKQVSGIADVTNFGGITTQFQIELDPNKLEQYGLTLAEVIETISKNNASAGGSMLPRGDLAYVVRGIGLIKNLDDLGKTVVKTEKGVPVLLNDIGNLKYGNLERKGILGFTDRDRNYNESVGGIVLLLKGQNPSQVLIGVHEAVDELNKNILPAGVKIHTYLDRTDLVKTTLNTVSHTLTEGIVLVIIILIVFLGSWRGALLTAITIPFSLLIAFILMHFTNIPANLLSLGAIDFGIIVDGSIVMLEAILRQREEHPDKELEEKTIIQKATEIAKPIFFSGIIIITAYLPLFAFERVEKKLFTPMAFTVGYALLGALAVALLLIPGLAYMIYRKPRKLYHNRWLEKVSNAYGKGIDKIMSAPKKIFIPAGIVLLGAGILSYSVGKDFLPELDEGSIWLQVQLPPGISLEKAQEMSDSLRMKTMKHSEVTYIMVQAGRNDDGTDPWTASHFEVSVGIKPYKEWPSGKTKADLIKELAEDYKNMPGFTVGFSQPMIDGVMDKISGAHSELVVKIYGDDFAGTRQVAENVLSLLKTVPGSADLAIDQEPPLPQLQIIADRNKIAQYGLNVSDVTDLIETALGGKAVSQIFIGNKVYDISCRYVENSRNTPEKIGNLMLASSSGAKIPLSQIAAVKLSTGESTITREMNRRHLTVKLNLRGRDLTSFINEAQKSIEKNIRYDHAKYQIKWGGQFENKNRAYSRLAVIVPLALAVMFLLLYGAFGTFRQALVLMSIIPLALFGGMLALNIRGMSLNVSSAVGFIALFGVAIQNGVIMVSHINTLRKTGIPLKSSVIQGAKDRFRPVLMTASVAIIGLLPASLATGIGSDVQRPLATVIVYGLMFSTFLTLFVLPAIYYLAEYRFDKQNAISHEI
- a CDS encoding TolC family protein, whose amino-acid sequence is MKFNFLIIVLCTVTGIFINGQTEHEPITFNEYLNAVKNKNLGFAAQKYNVSMAEASILTAGIFPDPQIEIETSNNGVSKDMGYTIGGAVSWTLELGGKRKARIETAKNEADYSKLQLQDYLRNLLADATLGYIEALKTKALLNVQKESYQSMFRLAKSDSIRYKLGDISKVTSQQSRLEASSLLNEVYQLEGTQQQSITALSDFTGSDSTGKEVTGDLSAFNRNFTLNDLITHAFNQRTDLLASRQNINTAASRVKLEKANRVIDLGLSAGAGHNTIANNEIAPSPAVNTVKLGISVPLKFSNRRNADLKIAEMGYSQAEAEYRQIENSIRTEITQAYQQYTSAQKQLQQFDNGMLKEAESILKGITYSYQRGESSILEVLNAQRTYNELRQNYFQLLAENAAALTELERKAGIWDIDF
- a CDS encoding DUF1801 domain-containing protein gives rise to the protein MQITSNSLEDYLSKIPEERQELFKKLYHAINNNLPKGFEEMSNYGMLGWVVPLKTYPAGYHCTPGTPLPFINLASQKNFIALYHMGLYSRPELLEWFVAEYPKHSKKKPDMGKSCVRFKKPEDIPFELIAELSRKMTVDDWIGIYESQYKK
- a CDS encoding T9SS type A sorting domain-containing protein produces the protein MIINLFFRAFPVIALLSASAMVAQNFQKMPVTSGFTADVIANGEGSSSVSTTTDVDGVSFAFVAKDFKLTSASPDLTYGIPVDGIINSIVASTPGLSFQLGNLSSNNSLKLVTAGDNGTLVFTTPMAAFKLYMLSTSGSGTSAVDVTVNFTDNSTQTFSGINLSDWYYGSDAAIQGIGRINRDNDNLEPNSSNPRLYQYVLNIDAANQAKPIQSVTVAKSSGSGISNIFAFSADAYTDCIAPTTVGATAVTANTAQISWSVPASNQTTSYDIYYSPNSTVPASNVNPNYSSVTGTSYTLNNLSPSTTYYYWVRANCSTATSKSVWSLANSFTTQCGAIVPLYTNNFTTFPGQCWANDLTGGDPTTGPSGADYSYWGSRSFLNASANGPSAFMNLYSSDRTGWLKTVPFNLSAGGYKVKFNYGVTQYYNTDPSGMDSDDVVHFLASNDGGTTWTILQTWDINNAPSNTSTEYTFNLANYTSANTVFAFYGSTGSQDEGMDYNFYVDDFTVVNAQLSTSEVGSTVKKAVVHPNPFKDVLYISDTRETKSVTVTDTTGRTVKTVEGSVKELDLSRLNSGLYFVTLYFKDGSQSTVKTIKK